A part of Cannabis sativa cultivar Pink pepper isolate KNU-18-1 chromosome 6, ASM2916894v1, whole genome shotgun sequence genomic DNA contains:
- the LOC133038683 gene encoding uncharacterized protein LOC133038683, translating to MTWLDFVDVFNRKYYSAAILAAKEDEFMNLRQNNLTITEYARQFDRLAKFAQEIVPTEALRVKRFLKGMNPMIKKDVKIMVGTNTVYAEVLEKALEAELLENDIKKENAAKWEARRNNGGNQENKRKHEGNHSNDRDKKGKAVVQNNNNGVKRSYVEFPNCPTCNRKHLGECKMKSGVCYNCGQPGHLKKNCPKGQKKENQAAPARVFALTRGEAATSNTVVSDQSN from the exons ATGACCTGGTTGGACTTTGTTGATGTGTTCAACAGGAAGTACTACAGTGCCGCCATACTGGCTGCAAAAGAAGATGAGTTTATGAATCTGAGGCAGAACAATCTCACTATCACGGAGTATGCTAGGCAATTCGACCGtctggcaaagtttgcacaagAGATCGTACCAACCGAGGCCCTTCGGGTCAAAAGGTTCTTGAAGGGGATGAACCCCATGATTAAAAAAGATGTGAAAATCATGGTGGGGACCAACACAGTTTATGCTGAGGTGTTAGAAAAAGCTCTTGAAGCTGAGTTGCTCGAAAATGATATAAAGAAGGAGAATGCTGCTAAGTGGGAAGCCCGAAGAAACAATGGAGGAAATCAAGAGAATAAGAGAAAACACGAGGGAAATCACAGTAATGATCGTGATAAAAAGGGGAAAGCAGTGgtccaaaataacaacaatgggGTGAAAAGGTCCTATGTAGAATTCCCAAATTGCCCCACATGCAATAGGAAACATCTTGGGGAGTGTAAGATGAAGTCAGGGGTGTGCTACAATTGCGGGCAGCCAGGCCATCTGAAGAAAAATTGCCCAAAGGGACAAAAGAAGGAGAACCAAGCcgctcctgctcgagtgtttgctCTCACCAGAGGAGAAGCGGCCACAAGCAACACTGTTGTCTCAG ACCAAAGTAACTGA
- the LOC133038977 gene encoding serine/threonine-protein kinase/endoribonuclease IRE1a-like — MLDCNKFGWKANDAAETIKGNMFSFGCILFFIITNGRHPFGDNSYSRQYNIEHNNMVNENILINFPEALGLISRLLSVNPLDRIVLISYQDLIGVRNRNDLYDNYFTIIFPKLFMKVYEAIYIYCRGEEDFEEYFEDNNQEDFNILLLYQNKIE, encoded by the exons atgttagaTTGTAATAAATTTGGTTGGAAAGCAAATGATGCTGCGGAAACAATCAAAGGAAATATGTTTAGTTTCGGatgcattttatttttcattatcaCCAACGGTAGACATCCTTTTGGAGACAATTCTTACTCTCGCCAATACAATATTGAACATAATAACATGGTGAATGAAAATATTTTGATCAATTTTCCCGAAGCCCTAGGTCTTATTTCTCGCTTGTTGAGCGTCAATCCTCTAGACAG aattgttttgaTTTCATATCAGGATCTTATAGGTGTAAGGAATCGGAACGATTTGTACGACAATTATTTTACAATTATATTTCCAAAGCTTTTTATGAAGGTTTACGaagcaatttatatatattgtcgAGGAGAAGAAGACTTTGAAGAATACTTTGAAGATAACAACCAAGAAGACTTCAATATTCTACTactttatcaaaataaaattgaataa